A stretch of Lathyrus oleraceus cultivar Zhongwan6 chromosome 6, CAAS_Psat_ZW6_1.0, whole genome shotgun sequence DNA encodes these proteins:
- the LOC127093985 gene encoding uncharacterized protein LOC127093985: MDYNKRNTLKYSFKNFKLDDLRKLGALVEDQEGFKDKYGRLLSLLRIQVKDGLLSTLLQFYDPDYHCFTFPDYQLLPTLEEYSQLVGLPIMDKSPFPFLEKDPKEEDIAKAICLKVSDIKGNMIAKGGTVGLPTHFLIKKAQYYADHLSMPTFETIFVLLIYGMLLFPSFEGFVDINAIKIFMKNNPVPTLLGNTYHSIHLRNFHGGGMITCCVPLLYKWFISHLPKSFLSLDKGFWSPRVMALTHSDIVWYNRMYDGILIIDSCGDFANVPLLGFNGGISYNPVLARRQLGYPLKEPPKSVHVEKIFFKGDKELQDQIVSAWRHLHKKGKESLGKLNCVSMEPYLRWVRERAIKLKIPYPRQDPLPPRREPVLVFMSEVEKLEIALKRSQHEAETWKNKYQVIVSENEELQKQLQAKNEEVLSYKKRRIYEDLFSSDSPPTR, from the coding sequence ATGGATTACAATAAGAGAAACACCTTGAAATACTCTTTTAAGAATTTTAAGTTGGATGACCTAAGGAAGCTAGGAGCTTTGGTTGAAGATCAAGAGGGGTTCAAGGACAAGTACGGAAGGCTATTATCCTTATTGAGAATCCAAGTGAAGGATGGGCTTCTTTCTACATTactacagttctatgatccggatTACCATTGTTTCACGTTCCCAGATTATCAGCTATTACCTACCTTAGAAGAGTACTCTCAGTTGGTGGGGTTACCTATTATGGATAAGTCTCCGTTCCCTTTCTTAGAGAAGGACCCTAAAGAGGAAGACATTGCTAAAGCCATATGCTTAAAGGTGTCCGACATCAAAGGCAATATGATCGCCAAAGGCGGAACTGTAGGGTTACCTACGCATTTCTTAATCAAGAAAGCCCAATATTATGCCGATCATTTAAGCATGCCTACCTTTGAAACAATCTTTGTTTTGCTTATTTATGGAATGCTACTCTTCCCAAGTTTTGAAGGATTCGTTGACATTAACGCCATCAAAATATTCATGAAGAACAATCCCGTACCAACGTTATTGGGTAACACTTATCATTCCATACATCTCCGTAATTTTCATGGTGGAGGAATGATCACCTGTTGCGTGCCTTTattatacaagtggtttatttcgcacttgcccAAGTCTTTTTTGAGTCTTGACAAGGGATTTTGGTCACCAAGGGTCATGGCGCTGACACACTCGGACATCGTTTGGTATAATCGTATGTATGATGGAATACTAATTATCGACAGCTGTGGAGACTTTGCCAACGTACCTTTACTTGGTTTTAATGGAGGAATCAGCTACAATCCAGTCCTAGCTCGCCGACAGTTAGGGTATCCCTTGAAAGAACCGCCTAAAAGTGTTCATGTGGAGAAAATCTTCTTTAAGGGTGACAAAGAACTTCAAGATCAGATTGTATCCGCTTGGCGTCATTTGCACAAGAAAGGCAAAGAAAGTTTGGGAAAGCTGAATTGTGTGTCTATGGAACCCTATCTTCGTTGGGTCCGGGAAAGAGCCATCAAGCTGAAGATCCCTTATCCTCGCCAAGATCCTTTACCTCCGAGAAGAGAACCTGTTTTAGTATTCATGTCCGAAGTTGAAAAGTTGGAAATCGCTTTGAAGAGATCACAACATGAGGCAGAAACGTGGAAAAATAAATATCAGGTTATCGTCAGTGAGAATGAAGAGCTACAAAAGCAGCTGCAGGCGAAGAATGAAGAAGTGCTTTCCTACAAAAAGAGAAGAATCTACGAGGATTTATTTTCCTCCGACTCTCCGCCTACTCGTTGA